A window of Rhizobium sp. CC-YZS058 genomic DNA:
TTGTCCTGCGGCTCATGCACGTCATTTCTGCCGATGGCCTGACGGTCCGGCAATCGGCGGGTCAAGCGTCAGGCAGTCCGACGACGGGCCGGAGCCGCGGTGCCATCCTCGCTGTAGATGTCCGACAGGGTCTTGAGAACCTTCAGGACCGATTCCGACGAGCTGGAATAGTAGATCGTCTGGGCATCGCGGCGGGTGGTGACGAGGTTCTGCGCGCGCAGCTTGGACAGGTGCTGCGAAAGGGCAGACTGGCTGAGGCCGACCTGATTGGCCAGAGCGCCAACCGCAACTTCGCCCTTGACCAGTTCGTTCAGGATCAGGAGGCGTTTCGGATTGGCCATGGCCGAGAGAAATTCAGCGGCAACTTCGGCACGCTCATGTTCTTGGTGAGGGATCGCTTCCATTCCTAATACTCCATGCATTCGATCGTCCGGACGGACGATGGGACAGACCACTCATGTGTGGCGAGTGGGAAACCAGACAATTAGGCATCAGACATAAAGCGAACAACAGGGCACTGCGAAATTTAGGGGTAGCTTTTGCGAATTAACCGTAAAGTTTGTGAAGCTCAGACGCCAATTCGTCAACTGATGCTAACTCATGGTTGAACTCTACACGAAGAAATTGATCCTTCGAGGCAAGATCGAGACCGGCAGCATCCAGCCCAACCACGGTCCATTGTCCCGAGGTCTTCTTTATCTGCAACGTTGCAAGCCGTCTCGGAATGTCGGA
This region includes:
- a CDS encoding metalloregulator ArsR/SmtB family transcription factor, with amino-acid sequence MEAIPHQEHERAEVAAEFLSAMANPKRLLILNELVKGEVAVGALANQVGLSQSALSQHLSKLRAQNLVTTRRDAQTIYYSSSSESVLKVLKTLSDIYSEDGTAAPARRRTA